In the genome of Candidatus Hydrogenedentota bacterium, one region contains:
- a CDS encoding HEPN domain-containing protein, with translation MSALLWKQNQSSSKHTGIRALFAAEWVRQRRMRREMGAFFGRLYEYRQKSDDGQITSSPADVRTWLQSAEAFLDAINKLILHKLAHDDRDHRAW, from the coding sequence GTGTCCGCACTTCTGTGGAAGCAAAACCAGAGCTCATCGAAACACACAGGCATCCGAGCGCTATTCGCCGCCGAATGGGTCAGGCAAAGGCGAATGCGGCGCGAAATGGGCGCGTTCTTCGGCCGCCTTTATGAATACCGACAGAAGAGTGATGATGGGCAGATAACCTCTTCCCCCGCTGACGTCCGGACATGGCTTCAGTCCGCGGAAGCGTTTCTTGACGCCATCAACAAACTCATCTTGCACAAGCTTGCCCATGATGACCGAGACCACAGGGCCTGGTGA
- a CDS encoding DUF4202 domain-containing protein, with translation MDASRFERAFAAIDAANSEDPNVETHEGRAYPKELLYGRRMSAWLDRLRPDAPETLRLACRAQHLQRWKVPRDTFPRDRRGYLLWRKQMYDFHAELAAALLRDAGYGDAEIERVASLIRKRRLGADPDAQSLEDAACLVFLEYHFPEFAGKTEPEKMAGILRKTWEKMSGPARELAQSLPYPDAARGLLEQALAAPDAPE, from the coding sequence ATGGACGCATCCCGTTTCGAACGTGCGTTCGCCGCAATCGACGCCGCGAACAGCGAAGACCCAAACGTGGAGACGCACGAGGGCCGCGCGTACCCTAAGGAATTGCTATACGGGCGGCGGATGAGCGCGTGGCTCGACCGGTTGCGGCCGGACGCGCCGGAAACGCTCCGGCTCGCCTGCCGCGCGCAGCACCTCCAGCGTTGGAAGGTGCCGCGCGACACCTTTCCGAGGGACCGGCGCGGCTATCTCCTCTGGCGCAAACAAATGTATGACTTCCACGCGGAACTGGCCGCGGCGCTCTTGCGCGACGCGGGCTACGGCGACGCGGAAATCGAGCGGGTCGCCTCGCTCATACGGAAACGGCGACTCGGCGCCGATCCCGACGCGCAATCTCTCGAAGATGCGGCATGCCTCGTCTTTCTCGAGTATCATTTCCCCGAATTCGCGGGGAAAACGGAACCGGAGAAGATGGCCGGCATCCTGCGCAAGACCTGGGAGAAGATGAGCGGCCCCGCGCGCGAACTGGCGCAGTCGTTACCCTATCCAGACGCCGCGCGCGGGTTGCTTGAACAGGCGCTGGCCGCCCCGGACGCGCCCGAATGA
- the udk gene encoding uridine kinase, whose translation MSVCVGIAGGTGSGKTTLARALAESFGGHATVIAEDWYYRDQAHIPFEQRLTVNYDHPDAVERDRLARDVALLKAGHAVAAPQYDFTTHTRCTAANVVEPRAVLIVEGLHVLCDEPLRRLLDFKVFLDAPPDVRLIRRIRRDAGERARSVELVLEQYLRDARPMHELFVAPSIRYADLIIEEDCDTAMAIARIVQVMQKTGEPK comes from the coding sequence ATGAGCGTGTGCGTCGGTATTGCGGGCGGCACCGGTTCCGGCAAGACCACGCTGGCGCGCGCCCTTGCCGAATCGTTCGGTGGCCATGCCACGGTCATCGCGGAGGACTGGTATTACCGCGATCAGGCGCATATCCCCTTCGAACAGCGCCTGACCGTGAATTACGACCATCCGGACGCCGTCGAGAGGGACCGGCTCGCGCGGGATGTGGCGTTGCTGAAGGCCGGGCATGCCGTTGCCGCGCCGCAATACGATTTCACCACACATACGCGTTGCACCGCGGCAAACGTCGTCGAACCGCGCGCCGTCCTCATCGTCGAGGGGCTGCACGTGCTGTGCGATGAGCCGCTGAGAAGACTGCTCGACTTCAAGGTCTTTCTCGACGCGCCTCCCGACGTGCGCCTCATACGGCGCATCCGGCGTGACGCGGGAGAACGCGCGCGCTCGGTGGAATTGGTGCTCGAGCAATACCTGCGCGACGCGCGGCCCATGCATGAGCTTTTCGTTGCCCCGTCCATACGCTACGCGGACTTGATAATCGAAGAGGATTGCGATACTGCCATGGCCATAGCTCGCATCGTCCAGGTCATGCAGAAGACAGGCGAGCCGAAGTAA